Proteins from a genomic interval of Crassostrea angulata isolate pt1a10 chromosome 7, ASM2561291v2, whole genome shotgun sequence:
- the LOC128191357 gene encoding uncharacterized protein LOC128191357, which produces MIDLQCRSMRDNLLFFGLAEPDGNRKENCVSIVDEFCEDYLGIRNIGQDIERPHRIGRRRSGEFRPVVVKFSSFTIREKVRWNASRLGGTRFGIQEQFPRQIQEQRKQLYPILKDARKRGERATLVVNKLYIDGVEYRGLETLDTCIRGTKDGDEGATHMEG; this is translated from the coding sequence ATGATTGATCTTCAGTGTCGCAGTATGCGTGATAACCTGTTGTTTTTTGGTTTAGCTGAACCTGATGGTAACAGAAAAGAAAACTGTGTGAGTATTGTGGATGAATTCTGTGAGGATTATCTCGGAATTAGGAACATCGGCCAGGATATCGAAAGACCACATAGGATTGGAAGGAGGAGATCCGGTGAATTCAGACCAGTGGTTGTAAAATTTTCATCATTCACGATCAGAGAGAAAGTCCGCTGGAACGCTTCCAGATTAGGAGGAACAAGATTCGGAATCCAAGAACAATTCCCTAGACAAATACAGGAACAGAGAAAGCAATTGTATCCTATATTAAAAGATGCCAGAAAACGGGGGGAAAGGGCTACACTTGTCGTAAATAAGCTCTACATTGATGGTGTTGAATATCGAGGACTGGAGACGCTAGATACTTGTATTCGGGGCACAAAGGATGGAGACGAGGGTGCCACACATATGGAGGGATAG